In the genome of Metabacillus litoralis, the window TTGAAAAATGAAATCATTGACAAGGAGATGTGACATGAACGAATCTTTCACCTTTTATAATGTCTCTGAGAAGAATATGTCCTTCCAAACTGTAATTGAGCGTATAAAAGGCTTTATGTTAAAGGATCCACGTTCACTTTATGTATTGTCAATTGGTTCAGACTCACATGTTCATCAAACAGAGACTAAGTTTATAACAGCCATACATGTACATCGTGTTGGTAAAGGTGCATGGGGATGTTTAAAGTACCATAGTGTGAATAGGCCAATTTCGAGTATTCGTGAAAAAATTTCGATGGAAACTGCACTTAGTCAAGAAATTGCTTACTACTTTACTTCTCAATATTTAGAACAATTAACAGATGTATTAATTCCTTTTTCAGATGAAGGAGCAGATTTAGTTTTTGAAATTCATCTTGATATAGGAAGAAAAGGATTAACAAAGGAGTTAATTCAGGAAATGACAGGTCGCATAGAAGCGATGGGAATTGAAGCGAAAATAAAACCAGATTCTTACACAGCATTTAGCTATGCAAATCGATATACTAAATAATAGAAATTTAGGATGTTGTCGAAACTTGCGTTTGACTCCCTACTTTTGAATTGATTATGCTTAGGGAAAGGAATCAATTTCATGGGGGGATTCTTCGAATGGAAACAATTGATAGATTATCGTATGATGAGCAAAAGCTTTTAGTAGAAACACTATTAAGACAAGATTACGCTATTGAATTAATTAGCAGTGAAATAAATGATATTGAATCAGGTTTAAAACAGGTGGATGAAGGAAATTATCATCAACTTAAGTTGTTATATGACAGATTAAGAATAAAATAGTTATTCTCTACTTAAAAAAGTAAGATTAAAAGTGGATACTCATTAATGAGTATCATTTTTTTATTTCTTCTAAGGTTTAGCATGATCTATATTACATGTTGAAAGAGTGTAATGTATAAACATGAGTGTTAGAAAAGATCAAATGAAACATATACAATAGCTTTTTATGATATGATAGATTAGGATTATTCATGACCTCCTTTTTAATATAGAAAAGTTTTTTAGAGAGGAAGAACAGCTATGTTTAGTATTGATGCCAATGAGTTAATGGGTTTAACCATTAGAGATTTAATGATTCCTGGAGATAAGGTAGCACATGTTCAAATTGGGAATAATTTAGAACATGCTTTACTTGTTTTAACGAAGACAGGATATACAGCCATTCCTGTTTTGGATCCAACTTTTAAGCTTCACGGTCTTATCGGGATGAATTTAATAATGGACAATATATTTGGTCTAGAGAGGATAGAATTTGAAAAATTAGAAAACATGAAAGTAGAAGAAGTAATGAATACAGAAATACCAAGACTCTTTTTAAATGACCCTTTAGAAAAAGGACTGGATCTTGTTGTAAACAATCCTTTTATTTGTGTGCAAAATGATGAGAAGATATTCGAAGGGATTTTTACAAGAAGGGCAATCTTAAAGCAATTAAAGAAACATATTCATTTATTAAATAATAATCAACATAATAAATAGAAATTCTTAAGCGGTGTAAAAATTTACACCGTTTTCATATTACATAAAAGGCGGATCAAGTAATGGGAGAAGGAAAAGAATTTTTAGCATATAGCCAAAACTCTAAAATAACCAAAAGACCATATGTATTGGCTACTGTTATGTTAGCTATGTTTATGGCGGCAATTGAAGCAACAATTGTTGCAACAGCTATGCCGGCAATTGTTGCAGAACTTGAGGACTTTTCTTTATATAGCTGGGTGTTTTCGTCATATCTATTAATGAATGCTGTTACAGTCTTACTATATGGAAAATTATCCGATATTTTTGGGCGAAAACCAGTATTGACAGTTGGGATTGTTATTTTTTTGATTGGTTCTATCCTTTGTGGATTAGCATCATCAATGGAATGGCTTATATTTGCCCGTTTTGTTCAAGGATTTGGGGCAGGTGCAGTAATGCCGATTGCATCAACTATAATAGGAGACATTTATACAAAAGAAGAACGGGCGAAAATACAAGGTTATTTATCAAGTGTGTGGGGGATTTCGGCTATTATGGGGCCGGCAATTGGTGGTCTATTAGTTGAATTTGTAAGCTGGAGATTTGTCTTCTGGCTTAACGTTCCATTAGGAATATTAGCGATCATTGGATTATATTTATTCCTACATGAGGAAATTGAAAAGAGTAAGCCAAAAATTGATTATGTCGGTGCCTTTCTTTTAACGTTATTTGTAACTACATTTATGTTTATTCTTGTAGAAGGAGGGGGGCGCTGGGACTGGCTATCCGGGCCTATTGTCAGCCTGGCTTTACTCTCGCTCCTAAGTTTGGTGATTTTTGTTTTTTATGAGCGTAAAGTAGATGATCCTATGATGCCATTTGAGCTTTGGCGTGAGCGTTCAATTTTAATAGCAAACTTAACTTCTTTAACAACTGGAATAATATTAATCGGATTGTCGACGTTTTTGCCTACTTTTGTTCAAGGTGTTATGGAGGAAAAACCAATCATTGCTGGGTTAACATTGACAACAATGTCCATAGGCTGGCCAATAGCTGCGACAATTTCAGGCAAGGCCATATTGTCAATTGGCTTCCGTACTACCTCCATCTTGGGAGGAGTTTCTCTTATTTTAGGAAGTATTGTGTTTACGATACTCTCAGGAAGTGATAGTCCATTATTAGCTGCTTTTGGATCTTTTCTGATAGGGATTGGGATGGGGTTAACTACTACGGCTTTTATAGTCTCCATTCAAAGCACCGTTCCTTGGAATACAAGAGGCGTTGCAACTGCTACTAATATGTTTATGAGAAATGTCGGTAGTACAGTAGGTGCTGCTCTTTTAGGAGGAATTTTGAATAGTCAGCTACTTGCTTTTTATTCAAGCAAAGGTGTCGAGGGTGAAATGAACCTTGACTCGACTACTATGTTGCTCGATGATCAGCAAAGAAACGAACTAACAGTACAGGCAAGATCTCTTTTACAGGAAGGACTTGAAATTGCTTTAAATGATGTTTATTGGGTAGTATTTGGGTTTGCTGTTTTAAGCTTTTTGTTCATATTGTTATTACCTAAAAAGCAAAAGGCTGATGTGTGAGCATCAGTCTTTTAGTCATCTATTCTTTGTAATAATTCAATTCTGTTGTTAAACGGATCAAAGCATGAAAATCTAACAATCCCGGGAATAGGTGTATCTTCTTTAATTGGGACCTGATAGCGTTCCAAGTGCTTTCTTGTTTCATTAATATCTTCAACAATAAATGCTGGATGACGCTTGCTTGTTATTGTAACAAACTCCTCTACACCTATATGAAGAAAAGCGTCGCCTGCACAGCACCAAAAACCGCCGTTATTCTTTAGACTCTTTGGCTTTTCGATTTCCTCAAAGTTTAATATGTTAAGATAGAATCCACGAGCGGTTTCTTCTTGATCAGTAGGAACACATATTTGAATATGATCAAGTCCTGTTATTCTCAATGTCATAAAACAATTCCCCTTTTCTGGTGAAATTATTACTTTACAAACCCTTTATTCATCCTTATCATACAATTAAAATCAATATAATAAAATTAGATATTCTTTGATACATATTATAAGAAAAACTTATAAAGTAGGTGCTATATGCAAACATCAGAGCTCCGGATGCTTGTTGTTTTATCAGAGGAAATGAATATGAGAAAAGCTGCTGAACGTCTATTTGTTTCACAGCCAGCTTTATCACAGAGATTGCAAACAATTGAAAAATCGTGGGGAATACAAATTTTTGTTCGTTCCCAAAAAGGGTTAACACTAACTCCAGCGGGTGAGAAAGTCATACAATATGCACGTGAAGTCGTTTTCAAAGAGGAGAAAGTAAAGGAACAAATATTAGAATTGGAAGGAGAAGTTCATGGCACCTTGAAGCTTGCTGTAGCCTCTATAATAGGTCAGCATTGGTTGCCAGGTGTTTTAAAAACATATGTAAGAAAATATCCACATGCAAAAATATCTCTTATTACTGGATGGAGCAGCGAGATTTTAAGAAGTATGTATGAAGATCACGTGCATTTAGGTATTATTCGAGGAAATCCAGATTGGAAAGGTATTAAGAGGCATTTATTAACAGATACTTTGTATTTAGTAGACACAGAAATTAACAATATAGAAGATGTTCTACATACAGAAAGACCTTTTATACAATTTAAAAGTGATTCGTCTTATTATCAAGAAATTCAAGATTGGTGGCACAGACAATTTCATACTTCACCTAAAAGAACAATTGTTGTTGATCAGATTGAAACTTGTAAACAAATGGCTCTAAATGGAATCGGTTACGCGATTCTTCCATCTGTTACCCTTAAAGAAGAACAGCAAGATGTTTATAGAATTCCACTTCTAGATGAAGATGGTAAGCCTATTGAAAGAGATACATGGTTATTAGGTTTTGAATCGTCATTTGAATTAAAGCAAGTTAAAGCGTTTTTAGAAGTAGTGGAAGAGTATAAAAATACTTAAACTTTAATTTAAAACATAAAACATAACCGACTGCATAACAAATTTAGCAGATAGCTTGTCAACCGATGAATCCTTTGATACAGTAAAGAATGACTGAAATGTACAAGGAGGATATACATATGAAAATGATGGATGCAAATGAGATTATCTCATTTATACAAAACAGTACAAAATCAACACCTGTAAAAGTTTACGTAAAAGGAAATCTGGAAGGTGTAAGCTTTGGTGATTCTGCAAAAACATTTATTACTGGAAACACTGGTGTCGTTTTCGGAGAGTGGGCAGAAATTCAAGAAGCGTTAGAAAATAACAAAAATAATATTGAGGATTTTGTTGTAGAAAACGATCGACGTAATTCTGCAATTCCTTTACTGGACCTTAAAGGTATTAAAGCACGTATTGAGCCTGGCGCAATCATCCGTGATCAAGTTGAAATTGGTGATAATGCTGTTATTATGATGGGGGCTTCAATCAATATTGGTTCTGTTATTGGTGAAGGTACAATGATTGATATGAATGCTACACTTGGTGGCCGTGCGACTGTAGGTAAAAACTGTCATATCGGTGCTGGATCTGTATTAGCTGGTGTTATTGAGCCACCTTCTGCAAAACCAGTTGTAATTGAAGACGATGTTATGATCGGTGCTAATGTTGTTGTACTTGAAGGTGTAACAGTTGGTAAAGGTGCCGTTGTTGGTGCAGGTTCAATCGTAACGAAGGATGTTGAGCCTTATACAGTTGTTTACGGTGCTCCAGCTCGTAAAATCAAGGATATTGACGATAGTACAAAATCAAAAACTGAAATAATGCAAGAATTAAGACAGCTATAAGAACAAAAGGCGTGGATCATGATCCACGCCTTAAGTATAGAGAGGAATGGTCGTATTGGGGAAAGAACATCTCATTCAAATTCGTAGGGATCTTCATCGTATCCCTGAGATTGGTTTCCAGGAATTCAAAACACAGCAATATTTACTAGATTTATTAAATAAGCTGCCACAAGACCGTTTGGAAGTAAGAACTTGGAAAACAGGAATTTTTGCGTTAGTAAAAGGAACCAACCCAAAGAAAACAATTGGCTACCGAGCGGATATTGATGGCTTGCCAATAACTGAGGAAACCGATTATGATTTCCAATCTGAACATCCTGGTTATATGCATGCATGTGGACATGATTTCCATATGACAATTGCGATCGGAATTCTTATGCATTTTATTGAAAATCCTATTTCTGATCATGTTTTGTTTTTATTTCAGCCAGCAGAAGAAGGTCCAGGTGGAGCGGAACCAATGTTAAATAGTGAAATAGCCCAAGAATGGAGACCGGACATTATTACTGCACTTCATATTTCTCCCGAGCTTCCAGTAGGTACAATTGCGACAAAACCTGGTTTGCTTTTTGCCAATACCTCCGAATTGTTCATAGATCTCAAAGGAAAAGGTGGCCATGCAGCATATCCTCATACAACAAATGATATGGTTGTTGCGGCTTGCTCGCTTGTTACTCAGCTGCAATCAATCGTTGCACGCAATGTTGATCCATTAGATAGCGCAGTTATTACAATTGGAAAGATAACTGGTGGAACAGTCCAGAACATTATAGCTGAAAACGCTAGATTAGAAGGAACCATTCGTACGCTTTCAGTTGAATCAATGGATAGGGTAAAGGAAAGAATTGAAGCAATCGTAAAAGGAATTGAAATTGGATATTCATGTCAAGCCAAAATTGATTATGGCTCTATGTATCATCAAGTCTTTAATGATGAAGCTTTAACAACAGAATTTATGGATTATATATCTGAAAATACGTCTTACCATGTAAATGAGTGTTCAGAAGCAATGACTGGTGAAGATTTTGGTTATATGGTCGATCAAGTTTCCGGATTCATGTTTTGGCTAGGGGTTAATTCATCATACGGATTACATCATGCAAAACTTCAACCAGATGAAGCAGCAATTGAGGTTGCTGTAAATGTTATGAGTAAATATATTTCGTTCAAAGCAACCCAATCATAATGATTGGGTTTTTTAAATCACAAAATAGACAAGGTTGTTTATATAGTATGTAAAATTAAATTGAGTTAAAAAACGAGAAAGAATTAAAGTATATTTTATCCAACCATGTACACAATACATGTAGGAGGTGGATAAATTATGGCAAAAATCGGTGTAGAACAATCACTATCTGATGTAACTTCTGCTTTACAAGAAAAAGGCTATGACGTTGTCCAATTAAAAAATGAAAATGATGCAAAAGGTTGTGACTGCTGTGTCATTACAGGACAGGATTCTAACGTAATGGGAATTAGTAATGTAGTGACAGCTGGATCTGTTATTCAGGCAAGCGGTATGTCTGCTGATGAAATCTGTCAGCAAGTTGAAAGCAAAATCAACCGTTAGTAAAAACTATGTGGCAAGTGATTAGATTAGTTTTTCATCTGTATCACTTGCCCGGTTTAAGATTGGTTAATCAATGAAAGAATATAAAAAGGGTACCTAAAAAATTTGGGTACCCTTCTTTACTTTAAATATTACTGACTCTTTTTCTCAACATATACTTGATGTGGAAATGGAATTTCGATTCCATTTGCATCAAGAGCCTCTTTCATCGCCTTACGTAATTTACGTTCAACAGCCCATTGCTGCATGTTTTCAGTCTTTGCAAGCACACGAATGACAACGTCAGATGCACCTAATGCTTGAACACCGAGTACGTTTGGTCCCTCTACAACAGTGTTATCCTCAGCCGCAAATTTGTCACATACATCTTGTAAAACAGTAATTGCTTTATCAATATTATCATCATAAGAGATTCCAATATCTACTAATGCTCTCATATTTCCACGAGAATGGTTACTTACATTTGTGATTTCACGGTTTGGAACATAATGAAGAGTCCCATCGAATCCTCTAATTTGAGTTGTGCGTAACCCTACTTGTTCAACGACACCGTCAAACCCAGCTACAGTAACATAATCTTCTACATCAATTTGCTTTTCTAATAACAGAAAGAAGCCGGTTACGACATCACTAACTAACCCTTGCGCTCCAAAACCAATTGCTAGCCCAACAACACCTGCACCAGCAATTAGTGCAGAAGCATTATAATTAAATACCTCAAAAATCATGACAACAAAAATAAAAACTAACACATATGAAAACACATTTAGTGAAAGACTTTGGAGAGTTAAAGCTCGACCTGATGAAATATTGTCACGTTCTTGTAAACGTTGAAACATTCTTCGGATAATTTTGTTTCCGATTGCTTTTATGATTAAAAAAGCAATAATAATTCCTATAAGTTTTAAAATGATAATTCCTGCTTCAGTCATTAGTGATGACCAATCAATTTCCTCAAACCAATCCATTGTACAACATCCTTTCTCGAAATAGAGGTCCTTTCAATACTGCACGCAACCTGTTATTACGCTCTAATTTTTGAAAGAAAGAACAAGTTATTTATACCCTACTTCTACTATGTTAAACATATTCTGTGTAAAAAATGAAGGAATTTAGCTTATTGTGTCTAAAATGATATGGATTTTTAGTGATCAATCAAAATGCTTTTGCATGAAATACTTAAATGGTGACCATAATGATAATGGTAAAAAAACTTGTAACTAAAAATTAGCGAATTGTCAGTGTGAATTAACTCATTATAATTTTTTATAAAAAGTATGGAAAACATTCTTTTATTAGGAGGTATGAGATATGGCTGAACGTATGGTGGGTAAACAAGCACCTCGATTTGAAATGGATGCAGTAATGGATGACAAAGAATTTGGAAAAGTTAGTTTAGAGGAAAATATGAAAAATGACAAATGGACTGTGCTTTTCTTTTATCCAATGGACTTTACCTTTGTCTGTCCTACAGAAATAACGTCCCTTTCTGATCGATATGAAGAGTTTGAAGATTTAGATGCAGAAGTAATTGGTGTCTCAACAGATACAATTCATACCCATCTTGCATGGATTAAGACTGATCGTAAAGAAAATGGTTTGGGAGATTTAAACTATCCATTGGCAGCTGATACGAACCATTCTGTTTCTCGCGATTATGGTGTGTTAATTGAAGAAGAAGGTATTGCACTTCGTGGGTTGTTTATTATTAATCCAGAAGGTGAAATACAATATGCTGTTGTTAACCATAATAATATTGGCCGTGATGTTGATGAAACACTACGTGTATTACAAGCTCTTCAAACAGGTGGACTATGCCCGGCAAACTGGAAACCAGGTCAATCAACTCTATGACCTCAGGTATAATAATCATTTCTTCTTTCAATTACCAATGTGTTTGGGGGTTACCAAATGAAATTACGTGAACCGATGCCTGAGTTAAACGGTGCAACGGAGTGGCTTAATGGCCAAGTATCAAGAGAGGATTTAGTTGGTGATAAGCCGACTCTGATCCACTTTTGGTCAATTAGCTGTCACTTGTGTAAAGAAGCAATGCCTGCAGTGAATGAATTCCGCGATCAATATTCTAACAAATTAAATGTTTTAGCTGTTCATATGCCTCGTTCTGAGGATGATTTAAATATTGATGAAATAAAAAAAGTTGCAGCAGAGCATGATATCACACAGTCAATTTTTGTTGATAGTGAGCATAAACTAACAGATGCTTTAGAAAATCAATATGTCCCTGCCTATTATGTTTTCGACAGGGAAGGAAAGCTTCGACATTTTCAAGCCGGTGGCAGCGGAATGAAAATGCTTGAAAAACGGGTGAATCGTGTTTTAGGTGAATTAGAATCATCCGCAGAGTAAGATATTAGATTATTTTAACCTAGTCGGTTACCATTAAGGTAGCTGACTTTTTTGGTTTGTTCATTAGGAAAGATGTTTATAAAGAGGTGGTAAAAGTTGAATGAAACACATGGTGTTTTGCTCGCTGGAGGTCAATCACGTAGATTCGGAAGTCCAAAAGCATTTGCTACATACAAAGGTAAGGAGTTTTGGGAGTATTCCATACAAGCACTCGAAAGCTCAACAGAAAGCCAAACAATTATTAGTCACCCTAGTTTAATTGAAAAATTTAAAAAACAAACGAATATAAAAGTTTTGAACGATGATCCAATCGTACAAGGGAAAGGACCGCTTGCTGGAATTTATACGGCAATGAAAGATGAAAAAGCCG includes:
- a CDS encoding MDR family MFS transporter, which translates into the protein MGEGKEFLAYSQNSKITKRPYVLATVMLAMFMAAIEATIVATAMPAIVAELEDFSLYSWVFSSYLLMNAVTVLLYGKLSDIFGRKPVLTVGIVIFLIGSILCGLASSMEWLIFARFVQGFGAGAVMPIASTIIGDIYTKEERAKIQGYLSSVWGISAIMGPAIGGLLVEFVSWRFVFWLNVPLGILAIIGLYLFLHEEIEKSKPKIDYVGAFLLTLFVTTFMFILVEGGGRWDWLSGPIVSLALLSLLSLVIFVFYERKVDDPMMPFELWRERSILIANLTSLTTGIILIGLSTFLPTFVQGVMEEKPIIAGLTLTTMSIGWPIAATISGKAILSIGFRTTSILGGVSLILGSIVFTILSGSDSPLLAAFGSFLIGIGMGLTTTAFIVSIQSTVPWNTRGVATATNMFMRNVGSTVGAALLGGILNSQLLAFYSSKGVEGEMNLDSTTMLLDDQQRNELTVQARSLLQEGLEIALNDVYWVVFGFAVLSFLFILLLPKKQKADV
- the cbpB gene encoding cyclic-di-AMP-binding protein CbpB, which translates into the protein MFSIDANELMGLTIRDLMIPGDKVAHVQIGNNLEHALLVLTKTGYTAIPVLDPTFKLHGLIGMNLIMDNIFGLERIEFEKLENMKVEEVMNTEIPRLFLNDPLEKGLDLVVNNPFICVQNDEKIFEGIFTRRAILKQLKKHIHLLNNNQHNK
- the abbA gene encoding antirepressor AbbA, whose product is METIDRLSYDEQKLLVETLLRQDYAIELISSEINDIESGLKQVDEGNYHQLKLLYDRLRIK
- a CDS encoding N-acetyldiaminopimelate deacetylase, with the protein product MGKEHLIQIRRDLHRIPEIGFQEFKTQQYLLDLLNKLPQDRLEVRTWKTGIFALVKGTNPKKTIGYRADIDGLPITEETDYDFQSEHPGYMHACGHDFHMTIAIGILMHFIENPISDHVLFLFQPAEEGPGGAEPMLNSEIAQEWRPDIITALHISPELPVGTIATKPGLLFANTSELFIDLKGKGGHAAYPHTTNDMVVAACSLVTQLQSIVARNVDPLDSAVITIGKITGGTVQNIIAENARLEGTIRTLSVESMDRVKERIEAIVKGIEIGYSCQAKIDYGSMYHQVFNDEALTTEFMDYISENTSYHVNECSEAMTGEDFGYMVDQVSGFMFWLGVNSSYGLHHAKLQPDEAAIEVAVNVMSKYISFKATQS
- a CDS encoding peroxiredoxin — encoded protein: MAERMVGKQAPRFEMDAVMDDKEFGKVSLEENMKNDKWTVLFFYPMDFTFVCPTEITSLSDRYEEFEDLDAEVIGVSTDTIHTHLAWIKTDRKENGLGDLNYPLAADTNHSVSRDYGVLIEEEGIALRGLFIINPEGEIQYAVVNHNNIGRDVDETLRVLQALQTGGLCPANWKPGQSTL
- the dapD gene encoding 2,3,4,5-tetrahydropyridine-2,6-dicarboxylate N-acetyltransferase, with the protein product MKMMDANEIISFIQNSTKSTPVKVYVKGNLEGVSFGDSAKTFITGNTGVVFGEWAEIQEALENNKNNIEDFVVENDRRNSAIPLLDLKGIKARIEPGAIIRDQVEIGDNAVIMMGASINIGSVIGEGTMIDMNATLGGRATVGKNCHIGAGSVLAGVIEPPSAKPVVIEDDVMIGANVVVLEGVTVGKGAVVGAGSIVTKDVEPYTVVYGAPARKIKDIDDSTKSKTEIMQELRQL
- a CDS encoding ribonuclease H-like YkuK family protein, whose amino-acid sequence is MNESFTFYNVSEKNMSFQTVIERIKGFMLKDPRSLYVLSIGSDSHVHQTETKFITAIHVHRVGKGAWGCLKYHSVNRPISSIREKISMETALSQEIAYYFTSQYLEQLTDVLIPFSDEGADLVFEIHLDIGRKGLTKELIQEMTGRIEAMGIEAKIKPDSYTAFSYANRYTK
- a CDS encoding glyoxalase, which produces MTLRITGLDHIQICVPTDQEETARGFYLNILNFEEIEKPKSLKNNGGFWCCAGDAFLHIGVEEFVTITSKRHPAFIVEDINETRKHLERYQVPIKEDTPIPGIVRFSCFDPFNNRIELLQRIDD
- a CDS encoding YkuS family protein, which translates into the protein MAKIGVEQSLSDVTSALQEKGYDVVQLKNENDAKGCDCCVITGQDSNVMGISNVVTAGSVIQASGMSADEICQQVESKINR
- a CDS encoding TlpA disulfide reductase family protein, yielding MKLREPMPELNGATEWLNGQVSREDLVGDKPTLIHFWSISCHLCKEAMPAVNEFRDQYSNKLNVLAVHMPRSEDDLNIDEIKKVAAEHDITQSIFVDSEHKLTDALENQYVPAYYVFDREGKLRHFQAGGSGMKMLEKRVNRVLGELESSAE
- a CDS encoding LysR family transcriptional regulator, whose translation is MQTSELRMLVVLSEEMNMRKAAERLFVSQPALSQRLQTIEKSWGIQIFVRSQKGLTLTPAGEKVIQYAREVVFKEEKVKEQILELEGEVHGTLKLAVASIIGQHWLPGVLKTYVRKYPHAKISLITGWSSEILRSMYEDHVHLGIIRGNPDWKGIKRHLLTDTLYLVDTEINNIEDVLHTERPFIQFKSDSSYYQEIQDWWHRQFHTSPKRTIVVDQIETCKQMALNGIGYAILPSVTLKEEQQDVYRIPLLDEDGKPIERDTWLLGFESSFELKQVKAFLEVVEEYKNT
- a CDS encoding mechanosensitive ion channel family protein is translated as MDWFEEIDWSSLMTEAGIIILKLIGIIIAFLIIKAIGNKIIRRMFQRLQERDNISSGRALTLQSLSLNVFSYVLVFIFVVMIFEVFNYNASALIAGAGVVGLAIGFGAQGLVSDVVTGFFLLLEKQIDVEDYVTVAGFDGVVEQVGLRTTQIRGFDGTLHYVPNREITNVSNHSRGNMRALVDIGISYDDNIDKAITVLQDVCDKFAAEDNTVVEGPNVLGVQALGASDVVIRVLAKTENMQQWAVERKLRKAMKEALDANGIEIPFPHQVYVEKKSQ